GAAAAGCCCTGGCCTGGGCTCGAAAGAATCTCAATGAACGAGATGTATCCACCATCATCATCGCGCGTTTTATCCCGTGGGCGAGGTGGTTCGTCACGATTATTCTGGGATCAGTTGGATATTCCTGGCCCCGATTCCTGCTGTGGGATTCGATTGGTGCATTGATCTGGGCCACGCAGGCGACTCTTTTGGGATATCTCGGAGGATGGCTCTTCCAGGATCAGCCACTCATCGGGTTGGTTGTCGGAGCAACATTAGGAATCGTCTTTGGATTCTTCCTTCAGTGGATGAGTCGCATCTGGGAGAAACGTCGTTCTACGAGCACCGCGTAAAAGAGTGTGTGCCTTTCTGAATCTTGTTCGGAGTCAGGGCGGGCCGAACAAGGCGAACTACCAGCCGCCTGACGCCGAAATCTGAACCTAGTTCGCCTACATAGGCACACCACCGACCGCGCTCGCCATAGGGCGGACCGAACAAGGCGAACTACCAGCCACCCAACGCCGAAACCTGAACCTAGTTCGCCCACTTAGGCACACCACCGACCGCGCTCGCCATAGGGCGGACCGAACAAGGCGAACTACCAGTGGCCTGACGCCGAAACCTGAACCTAGTTCGCCCACTTTGGCACACCACCGACCCCAACCAGCCCCAACCACCCCGGATCTCACGAAGCAAAGACCCCAACCGACCCCAAAGGGTGTATTAAAGTTTGTACTTTGCCCAAATCCCAAACAAAATAGCCCTTGCGCTGGTCTTAAAAGACCAGTTCAAGGGCTATCTATTTGTCGGGATGACAGGATTTGAACCTGCGACCCCGTCGTCCCGAACGACGTGCGCTACCAAGCTGCGCCACATCCCGAAGTACCAAGAATTGGTACGGAATGACACTGTAGTCCTGTGGGTTTTTCAGGTCAAAACAGCAGTTAGGAGTTGGTTTCGGTGATTTTGATCAGGGTGGCGCTGGGTCGGCAGAAGAGTCGGAAAGGAACGAACTTGGAGGTGCCGAGACCGTTGGAGACGTGCATCCACATTTGGCCAAATTTGTGGAGGCCTTGGACTCGTTTACGGTCGATGCCGCAGTTGGTGACGATGGCGCGGCTTCCGGGGAGGCAGAGTTGACCACCGTGGGTGTGGCCGGAGAGGGAAAGCTGGTAGCCGTCGGCTTCAAATTGTGCGAGGACTCGAGGTTCTGGGGCGTGGAGCAGAGCTAGTGAAAGATCAGCGTCCACGTTTGGTGCACCTGCGATCTCTGAGTAGTTGTCGAGGTTGTGGTGAGGATCATCAACACCGGAGATGGCAAGGCGGACGGAACCTACTTGGAATTCGAGTCGCTTTTGGTTGGCGTCTTGCCAGC
The window above is part of the Corynebacterium deserti GIMN1.010 genome. Proteins encoded here:
- a CDS encoding DedA family protein; protein product: MTDQLVAWVETLMSAVVFYPVLSVVVIIDCILPLIPSETILALAGAWSGSRGTPELVLVIVTATLAAIVGDNLCYFFGTRLISLVEKIPGNSKRGKALAWARKNLNERDVSTIIIARFIPWARWFVTIILGSVGYSWPRFLLWDSIGALIWATQATLLGYLGGWLFQDQPLIGLVVGATLGIVFGFFLQWMSRIWEKRRSTSTA